One Coprobacter fastidiosus genomic window, AGAATACAATTAAAGTTTAATCCCCAGAAAACTCATGAAAGCAATCCCCATTAGTCCGGTTATAATAAAAGTAATGCCAATACCCCGAAGAGGAGCCGGAACATTCGAGTATGCCAGTTTTTCACGAATTGCAGCAATGCCCACAATTGCAAGCATCCACCCGATACCAGAACCGATGCCATACACGGTAGCCGTACCGACATTCGGGAATTCTCGCTGTTGCATAAATAACGATCCTCCAAGAATCGCGCAATTTACGGCAATTAAAGGTAAAAATATACCTAGCGAAGCATATAGAGAGGGAGAGTATTTCTCAACTACCATTTCTACCAACTGTACCATAGAGGCAATAACAGCAATAAACAAAATTAAGCTTAAGAAACTCAGATCA contains:
- the nqrE gene encoding NADH:ubiquinone reductase (Na(+)-transporting) subunit E, whose product is MENLNLFIRSIFIDNMIFAYFLGMCSYLAVSKNVKTAIGLGIAVTFVLAITLPVNYLLENYILKSGALSWLGEEYKGVDLSFLSLILFIAVIASMVQLVEMVVEKYSPSLYASLGIFLPLIAVNCAILGGSLFMQQREFPNVGTATVYGIGSGIGWMLAIVGIAAIREKLAYSNVPAPLRGIGITFIITGLMGIAFMSFLGIKL